ATCTACGCCAATACGCGCCATCATGTCGCCAGGGCGCAACAAATCCTTGAGCCGATGAGCGATCGCCACAATCACTTTGTCGCCGATAGTGTGACCAAACTGTTGATTGATGAGCGAGAACCGATCGACATCTAGGTACAGCACGGCCGTCGTAGTAGTCGCACTACGCCGTGTCTGACGCGAGTCGCGTTCAAGATGATCGATGAGCATATTGCGATTAGGCAGACCGGTGAGTGGATCTAATAATTCATGGTTTGCATCGACTCGACTGGTGGCATCATTGACAATGTTGGCCACCAATTCGAGGAGCGAGTGGAGCATTTCACGATCGTCAACCGACAACTCCCACGCGTCGGATTGCTCACGCGCATTGCCACCGAGCAAAATAGCCAGACCGCTCGCCTGATGAAAACACCACACCGTTTTTTCAGTGTGCGTTAAAAAGCGGACAAACTCACTAACGCCTGGAACAGCGCTTCTGGCGTCGGCACAAACAAATTCGGGCATCGCCGATTTACGTGACAAATCGCACGCTTCGTCAATTGAAAAGCCCACGCTGGCGAGTGTTTTGAAACCCGCCTCATGGGTTGACTTGGCATACAGCGCGCCACACTCGACACCCATATAGCGGGTTAACGAAGACAGGACGCGTTCCGCAACCTGGGTGGGCGAGTATCGTGCCGCCTTGAGGCGAAACAAATGCCTCGTGAGCGTATTGGTCAGTTTCGCGCGACGTACGTCCAGCAAGGTTTGCCGTTGACGACGGTTACTTTGCTTCAGCTGGTCGCTGAGCTTTGCACACAAATCGCGGTAGTAGTCTGCCGATTGACTAGGCGTATCGACGATGGGAGTGTTTTTATTATTATTCATGAATCACCAGAGTTCGATTACTGATGACACGCTAGCACAATCCGCGATTCGCTTGAGGCGGATGTAACGAAATATCGGCAATTGGTGTTAGACTCGTAACATAACGCGACGATCAACTCTCTGGCCGCAACATAATTCGTGACCATACCTCCACTGCAACCCCCGCCCGACTCCGAGGCCGTCAAACCGCCAATGCCAGCGGTAGCGGCCTGCATGAACTGCGGCAAACCTCTCGACGATCAGTTTTGCTCTGCCTGTGGACAACGTAAACAACGGCGCTTGGTGTCGCTC
The sequence above is a segment of the Pseudomonadota bacterium genome. Coding sequences within it:
- a CDS encoding EAL domain-containing protein gives rise to the protein MNNNKNTPIVDTPSQSADYYRDLCAKLSDQLKQSNRRQRQTLLDVRRAKLTNTLTRHLFRLKAARYSPTQVAERVLSSLTRYMGVECGALYAKSTHEAGFKTLASVGFSIDEACDLSRKSAMPEFVCADARSAVPGVSEFVRFLTHTEKTVWCFHQASGLAILLGGNAREQSDAWELSVDDREMLHSLLELVANIVNDATSRVDANHELLDPLTGLPNRNMLIDHLERDSRQTRRSATTTTAVLYLDVDRFSLINQQFGHTIGDKVIVAIAHRLKDLLRPGDMMARIGVDEFAIMAPGQRIGSDAELIAQRILRSFRKPLRVAGHSFYVSMSIGISETASERAAIETLKDANVAMFDAKTKGGAAFVTYGYGLRHPSPADIRLEDELRDALERQELSLFYQPIFSTQTGAVVAFEALLRWHHPSRGILLPRDFMALAQQSQLALDIGQWVIGKVVRDMNIWSSENDAHKSVSVCINIDESQFVQGDFVEKLGASLRRGNIDPQRIRLELSETTLQACRTVEKGVLGNLRDMGVKLMLDDFGTGSSSLERLQSLHIRY